One Pichia kudriavzevii chromosome 3, complete sequence genomic window carries:
- a CDS encoding uncharacterized protein (PKUD0C04520; similar to Saccharomyces cerevisiae YBR268W (MRPL37); ancestral locus Anc_1.318): protein MLRQSVRFFGSTRAVLQSSCKEGTPINLNIYKAGKPIVAKKDEEYPDWLWGLLDNDLQMENLKKEDWFRYNRKLIKKQNVQRIKMNNFMNNMK, encoded by the coding sequence ATGTTGAGACAAAGTGTGAGATTCTTTGGTAGCACCCGTGCAGTACTTCAGTCTTCCTGTAAAGAAGGCACCCCAATCAACTTGAATATCTACAAGGCGGGCAAGCCAATTGTTGCAAAGAAGGACGAGGAATACCCCGACTGGCTGTGGGGTTTACTGGACAATGACCTGcaaatggaaaacttgaagaaggaagaCTGGTTCAGATATAATAGGAAACTCatcaagaaacaaaatgtcCAACGTATAAAGATGAACAACTTCATGAACAACATGAAATAA
- a CDS encoding uncharacterized protein (PKUD0C04490; similar to Saccharomyces cerevisiae YIR033W (MGA2) and YKL020C (SPT23); ancestral locus Anc_2.662), translated as MDTFMTFINGSHSSKKFGTATEDPIIAGMAKYNNTNDKTPLSSTSVSICGQLFETEADEVLSEFLNPQFLKQEDQGDYETPSDPKLSTSGTKMETSGTPDSVCTQTTETMRVLPNTPTPSAPSPTTVAFNEQLKMFEDSKEELMNIKFGLNNEAKYIHHSNVGLQYTTLPVTEHPEDPDVTATYLPMEYTEAFLRDSSEFPYKMSIADLPAQSRVETQIKLELSVSPPPKQFLLHLPRDTITKPKFTLAENTLPESIKKHLLYLEMFVIGSESISSKDGRLKSCNVCKRCMRRELKRASRRKAGLVDDSSNWDLNLPKRALIINSKEIVSFPSPSGNEVARKLELLSRIVCYCRHHQELDGFRIAIFLKNEQDEIIGKCHTTPILIMDRKKSSKSSNSNNTGALVSNKEHLSASKNSITISQESSSEFSMATSISSTKLNPKLVTKPLETDIMMARDSSNSSMGVPKTNIMSILSLKDGKNNTHGNKPPKTGRGMFSSIFSFDPSNLLGDESSRQTKRQKRLWSQSDSGSYHDSINQQRYHSQSEANKGNVQDTPAMNSGHIMQIKKEAISPLSSDAVSPHNHMLSSATSIFSATPERRIYEGQKMNLTSSFNDELAMNVENIDNIGSNSGVLDLNGLDLDVDMEMNVNLNLGEPVPTIRKIIPAQGSIRGGIEVTLLGSNFKPGLEVKFGSNISLATQCWSDSTIVTYLPPAPQAGPVLVTFDSSDIAANNSVPHQIFTYTDDTDKQLIELALQIVGLKMNGKLEDAKNIAKRIVGNNQMDDPSSTSFGQGDQSNSSSTSNQLNQQLQLNWMVVASNKIKELSTSTLNHEDILIKFLNILQIPNYIITSPNWGVCNSEGQTMLHLACLKNYSKLTNFLLKSGSRVDYRDKNGFTPVHFAFIPGNRKIITMLMKYNANVSNKLDNGILLSSIADSNVLDLIDGHVDVSRRSSDSTSYEDLEIDDTFDDEMEACGMDEIGFNSAYKSSSKTHYTSSYRNRKSQYARKKRVDDSEADDEEEDVDLDMDLDGSDASTDKSSSGTSSIKSLDRKKNTNSFGLNLWIAMREAITSKVIELSDGQHKHGGRKHSRPIHGTNVETSQHLDKTNEANDNDGEEGDALPTYDDLFPNGASLRAFINFRGHTDGEDDEKLSKTNRSAELEEDVGDSDVDIIAKKMHTSITSDTKLMFFWLPFMLLLLLVVIGVKMNMISLNSLQLIKIRESVGSFMLGKDRFTNLLNENINYGRERMENLLHDVNGVVKTAVSGVGR; from the coding sequence ATGGATACCTTTATGACGTTTATCAATGGGTCCCACTCTTCAAAGAAGTTTGGAACGGCTACCGAAGACCCAATCATTGCCGGGATGGCCAAATacaacaacaccaatgATAAGACGCCTCTGAGTAGTACCAGTGTCTCCATCTGTGGGCAGCTTTTCGAGACAGAGGCAGACGAAGTACTCAGTGAGTTTTTAAACCCACAGTTCTTAAAGCAAGAAGACCAGGGCGACTATGAAACGCCCAGCGATCCCAAGCTAAGTACCAGCGGAACTAAGATGGAAACAAGTGGCACTCCCGACTCTGTTTGCACGCAGACTACTGAAACTATGAGGGTTTTGCCCAATACTCCCACACCTAGTGCACCGTCCCCAACCACTGTTGCCTTCAATGAGCAGCTCAAGATGTTTGAAGACTCAAAGGAggaattgatgaatattAAGTTTGGGCTTAATAACGAGGCCAAATACATTCACCACTCCAATGTCGGGCTCCAATACACAACCTTACCTGTAACAGAACACCCTGAAGACCCTGATGTAACTGCCACATATTTGCCCATGGAATATACGGAAGCGTTCCTAAGGGACTCTTCAGAGTTCCCATACAAAATGTCCATTGCTGACCTACCTGCACAATCCAGAGTTGAAACCCAGATAAAGCTCGAGCTTTCTGTCTCTCCTCCACCTAAACAGTTTTTGTTGCATCTGCCGAGGGACACCATCACAAAGCCAAAATTCACATTGGCGGAAAATACGCTTCCTGAATCTATCAAAAAACACCTCCTTTATTTGGAGATGTTTGTGATTGGATCCGAAAGTATATCTTCCAAGGATGGCAGACTGAAGAGTTGCAATGTTTGTAAACGGTGTATGAGAAGAGAATTGAAACGGGCATCTAGGAGGAAAGCCGGTTTGGTTGatgattcttcaaactgGGATCTTAACTTGCCTAAGAGAGCATTGATAATAAACAGTAAAgaaattgtttctttccCCTCCCCCAGTGGTAATGAGGTTGCTCGAAAGTTGGAGCTGCTATCTAGAATTGTCTGTTATTGCAGGCACCATCAAGAGTTAGATGGCTTTAGGATTGcgatttttttgaaaaatgaacaAGATGAAATCATAGGAAAATGTCATACAACACCTATTTTGATTATGGATAGGaagaaatcttcaaaatctaGCAACTCAAACAATACCGGTGCTCTCGTCTCCAACAAAGAACATCTTTCAGCTTCAAAGAACTCAATCACCATTTCACAGGAGTCGTCAAGTGAATTTAGTATGGCAACGTCCATATCTTCTACGAAATTGAATCCTAAACTAGTGACAAAACCTTTGGAAACTGATATAATGATGGCGCGTGATAGCAGCAACAGCTCAATGGGTGTCCCTAAAACCAACATTATGAGTATTTTGTCTTTAAAGGATGGGAAGAATAACACCCATGGAAATAAGCCTCCAAAAACTGGAAGGGGAATGTTTTCTtccatcttctcctttgACCCTTCCAACTTATTGGGCGATGAATCTTCAAGGCAAACTAAAAGACAAAAGAGATTGTGGTCACAGTCCGATTCTGGAAGCTATCACGATTCTATTAACCAACAAAGGTATCACTCGCAATCTGAAGCAAACAAAGGCAATGTACAAGATACCCCGGCTATGAATAGCGGGCATATCATGCAAATCAAAAAAGAGGCCATTTCGCCTCTTAGCTCAGATGCTGTATCACCGCATAACCACATGCTGTCATCGGCAACTAGCATATTTTCAGCTACGCCTGAAAGGAGGATATATGAGGGGCAGAAGATGAACCTAACATCGTCTTTCAACGATGAGTTAGCAAtgaatgttgaaaatattgataatattggTTCCAATAGTGGTGTTTTAGACTTGAATGGTTTGGATCTTGACGTTGACATGGAAATGAATGTGAATCTTAATCTTGGTGAACCAGTTCCAACAATTCGAAAAATTATACCTGCACAGGGTTCCATCAGAGGTGGTATTGAAGTCACGCTTTTGGGTTCCAACTTTAAGCCGGGATTAGAAGTGAAATTTGGTAGTAACATTTCTCTAGCTACGCAATGTTGGTCTGATTCCACTATTGTTACGTATTTACCTCCTGCACCACAAGCAGGGCCAGTACTAGTGACTTTTGATTCTTCTGACATTGCTGCCAATAATTCAGTTCCGCATCAAATATTTACCTACACCGATGATACTGATAAGCAACTAATCGAGTTGGCACTCCAGATCGTCGGTCTTAAGATGAATGGAAAATTAGAGGATGCCAAGAATATTGCTAAAAGAATTGTTGGCAATAATCAGATGGACGATCCATCATCAACCTCATTTGGTCAAGGTGACCaatccaattcttcatctaCGTCCAACCAATTGAACCAACAACTACAGTTGAATTGGATGGTGGTTGCTTCGaacaaaattaaagaattatCAACGTCTACGTTAAACCATGAGGACATTCTAATCAAATTCTTGAATATCCTTCAGATCCCAAATTACATTATAACGAGTCCTAACTGGGGAGTCTGCAATTCTGAGGGGCAAACTATGCTCCATTTGgcatgtttgaaaaattattccAAGCTAActaattttcttttgaaaagtgGCTCTAGAGTTGATTATAGGGACAAGAATGGGTTTACGCCTGTGCACTTTGCCTTTATTCCAGGAAACAGAAAGATCATCACGATGCTGATGAAATACAACGCCAATGTCTCCAATAAACTTGATAATGGTATTTTGTTGAGTAGCATTGCCGACTCTAATGttcttgatttgattgacgGACACGTTGACGTGAGTAGGAGGTCGTCAGACTCGACCTCTTACGAAGACCTTGAAATCGATGATACGTTTGATGACGAAATGGAGGCTTGTGGTATGGATGAAATTGGGTTCAATAGTGCATACAAATCGAGCTCTAAAACGCATTATACATCTTCGTATCGTAACAGGAAATCACAGTATGCAAGAAAGAAACGTGTGGATGATTCTGAAGCagatgatgaggaagaagatgttgatcTGGACATGGATTTGGACGGTTCCGACGCTAGTACCGACAAATCATCGTCAGGCACTAGCTCTATTAAATCATTGGATCGAAAGAAAAACACCAACTCTTTTGGTTTAAACTTATGGATTGCAATGAGGGAAGCAATAACTAGTAAGGTCATTGAGTTGAGTGATGGTCAACATAAACATGGTGGCAGGAAACATTCACGTCCAATTCATGGTACAAATGTTGAAACGAGCCAACATCTCGACAAAACTAATGAAGcaaatgataatgatggtGAGGAGGGAGATGCATTACCGACGTACGACGATTTGTTTCCTAACGGTGCTTCTCTAAGAgcatttatcaatttcCGGGGACACACtgatggtgaagatgatgaaaagcTATCCAAAACCAACAGAAGTGCAGAACTAGAGGAAGATGTTGGAGATAGTGATGTGGATATAATCGCAAAAAAGATGCACACATCCATCACCTCAGACACCAAGCTTATGTTCTTTTGGTTGCCATTTATGCTTTTACTATTATTGGTTGTTATTGGTGTGAAGATGAAtatgatttctttgaacagTTTACAGTTGATAAAGATTAGAGAAAGTGTCGGATCCTTTATGCTTGGTAAGGATCGGTTCACCAACTTACTAAACGAAAACATCAACTACGGACGTGAACGGATGGAGAATTTACTGCACGATGTCAATGGTGTAGTAAAAACAGCAGTTTCTGGTGTGGGGAGATAA
- a CDS encoding uncharacterized protein (PKUD0C04500; Pfam Domains: BCDHK_Adom3(6.1e-76)|HATPase_c(6.8e-14)), with product MSQWKISEALRQQIYKYAKLPQTGVSLRQMVQFGPRPNQGTLFHASYFAVHELPIRLSHRVRELENLPHGLSEEPSIKLVRDWYAISFEELMAVKEPNLTEEMKEILLKDRKDEFGWEKSPADHERRRAAKRRKEFIFEDDGIVIDRRNKDSALEKDDSASIIEVEDTKSHEESEFEKPIGLKTYFQRCPNDIVYPKEVIDYNINVTKVLTKIKRRHDATVSTLATGVQNWKQKQNHKYLNSPINQFLDRFYMSRIGIRMLIGQTIALNQQAQRNMQNDDYVGIICLHCNIKEIIEDAVDAARFACEEHFNTMEVPKVQLYCPSDLTFRYVPGHLVHMLFETLKNSLRATIEHHSKLNPGVPLDDIEYPPIKIIVAKGDEDITIKISDEGGGIPRSAIPLVWTYFYTSAEKQIKEDDMLDVTNNYRAPFMGLGVGLPHSRLYARYFSGDLKLISMEGYGTDVYLHLNRLSSSSEPLQ from the coding sequence ATGTCTCAGTGGAAGATAAGCGAGGCACTTAGACAACAGATATACAAATATGCAAAGCTGCCGCAGACAGGAGTCTCACTTCGACAAATGGTCCAATTTGGACCAAGACCCAATCAAGGAACACTCTTTCACGCTTCATATTTTGCAGTACATGAACTCCCCATTAGACTAAGTCATCGTGTTCGGGAATTGGAGAATTTACCGCATGGGTTGAGTGAAGAACCTTCGATTAAATTAGTCAGAGACTGGTATGCAATcagttttgaagaattgatgGCTGTTAAGGAACCCAATTTAACTGAGGAAATGAAGGAgattttgttgaaagacAGGAAAGATGAATTTGGCTGGGAGAAATCACCTGCTGACCATGAGAGGCGACGCGCAGCGAAAAGGCGCAAAGAGTtcatatttgaagatgacggTATTGTCATTGATAGAAGAAATAAGGATTCAGCGCTTGAAAAGGACGATAGTGCATCCATTATTGAAGTAGAAGATACGAAAAGCCATGAAGAATCCGAATTCGAGAAGCCTATTGGACTAAAAACATATTTCCAAAGGTGTCCTAATGACATTGTTTATCCAAAAGAAGTTATAGATTACAATATCAACGTCACAAAGGTATTAACGAAAATCAAGAGAAGACATGACGCCACTGTTTCTACATTGGCTACCGGTGTCCAAAATTGGaaacaaaagcaaaatCATAAATACTTGAACAGTCCGATAAATCAGTTTTTAGATAGATTTTATATGAGCAGAATCGGTATTAGAATGTTAATTGGCCAAACGATAGCACTTAATCAACAAGCACAAAGAAACATGCAAAATGACGACTATGTCGGTATAATTTGTCTGCACTGTAACATtaaagaaattattgaagatgctgTTGACGCAGCACGCTTTGCATGCGAAGAACATTTTAATACAATGGAAGTTCCCAAAGTCCAACTATATTGTCCTTCAGATTTGACCTTCAGATATGTTCCTGGACATTTGGTTCACATGCTATTCGAGACTCTCAAGAATAGTCTAAGAGCAACAATTGAACATCATTCCAAATTGAATCCAGGCGTACCTCTTGATGATATCGAGTATCCaccaatcaaaatcattgttGCCAAGGGGGATGAAGATATAACCATCAAGATTTCCGATGAAGGTGGAGGAATTCCAAGATCTGCAATCCCACTAGTTTGGACTTATTTCTATACCTCGGcagagaaacaaataaaagaagACGATATGCTCGACGTCACCAATAACTATAGAGCTCCATTTATGGGGCTAGGCGTTGGGTTACCACATTCTCGTTTGTATGCTAGATACTTCTCTGGTGACTTAAAATTGATTAGTATGGAGGGTTACGGAACAGACGTTTACCTTCACCTTAACCGTCTCAGTAGCTCGTCCGAACCACTACAATGA
- a CDS encoding uncharacterized protein (PKUD0C04470; similar to Saccharomyces cerevisiae YKL021C (MAK11); ancestral locus Anc_2.663) — protein sequence MSSSKQVQFRIIVGSYEHSLLCVSVTIPLDQEGEDSDSKKQAHFHPIFHFSAHSLSIRSMDIAKRYLVTGSNDEHIRIYDLQKRKELGTLLQHQGSITKLLFSNEVDDENHDKEKDERNEDADSNLGESKEDVYLTHKRGKWLLSASEDGTILIWRTKDWEKFGVLKGHKGAVEDIAIHPSGRVAISVGADSTVRLWNLMTAKKASSMFLRGALTRGQTAQFIQFDSTGEFFVIGFRDRIMFWTTREAKMLNLLGTNKVVIMDVQFVVLSGREFMVVALNNGSIDFYEFEDSLFKLESKKIKDIDGATLENLPKPTYSLQGHASRVKGISFYKEIINGKLHEYMVSISSDGKIVVWNLDLAVMDQVAVYSTGERLNVVSTVQETIEKASTMKPIYNPDDKYKDVATDSEYESDGESLAHIMKGGKRVSKKKQRKEKKKLLSVEIE from the coding sequence ATGTCATCTAGTAAGCAGGTACAGTTCAGAATTATTGTCGGATCATATGAGCACTCGCTTCTCTGTGTGTCAGTAACGATTCCTCTAGACCAGGAGGGAGAAGATTCTGATTCCAAGAAACAGGCGCATTTCCATCCAATCTTTCATTTCTCTGCACATTCCCTATCAATCAGATCCATGGATATAGCAAAGAGATATTTGGTTACTGGCTCGAATGACGAGCACATTCGTATTTACGATTtgcaaaagagaaaagaacTGGGCACGCTATTGCAACACCAGGGCTCCATCACCAAGCTCTTGTTCTCTAACGAAGTTGACGATGAGAACCATGACAAGGAGAAGGATGAGAGAAATGAGGATGCAGATTCCAACCTAGGAGAATCCAAGGAAGATGTCTATCTTACACACAAGAGGGGCAAATGGCTATTGTCTGCTTCTGAGGATGGAACAATCCTTATATGGCGTACCAAGGATTGGGAGAAATTCGGTGTTTTGAAAGGACACAAAGGCGCAGTGGAAGATATTGCCATCCACCCCTCTGGAAGAGTGGCTATTTCTGTAGGTGCAGATTCCACTGTCAGATTATGGAACTTGATGACAGCAAAGAAGGCCAGTAGTATGTTTTTGAGGGGGGCTCTAACTAGAGGTCAAACTGCACAGTTTATACAATTTGATTCAACTGGAGAGTTTTTCGTTATTGGATTCAGAGATAGAATCATGTTCTGGACTACCAGGGAGGCcaaaatgttgaatttgttaGGTACTAATAAGGTTGTTATTATGGATGTCCAATTTGTGGTATTAAGCGGAAGGGAATTTATGGTTGTTGCTCTGAATAATGGTTCTATCGATTTCTACGAATTCGAAGACTCATTGTTCAAACTGgaaagcaaaaaaatcaaagatatcgATGGTGCAACTTTGGAAAACCTCCCGAAACCAACGTATTCACTACAAGGCCACGCTTCGAGGGTGAAGGGTATATCTTTCTATAAggaaatcatcaatggGAAACTGCATGAATATATGGTctccatttcttcagatGGGAAGATTGTTGTATGGAATCTGGACCTTGCTGTTATGGACCAAGTTGCCGTTTACTCCACAGGCGAGAGGCTGAATGTTGTTTCCACTGTCCAAGAAACTATCGAGAAAGCTAGTACAATGAAGCCTATTTACAATCCCGATGACAAGTACAAGGACGTTGCTACTGATAGTGAATATGAAAGTGACGGGGAGAGTTTAGCGCATATCATGAAAGGTGGTAAGAGAGTctcaaagaagaagcaacgtaaggagaagaagaagttgctgTCTGTGGAGATTGAGTAA
- a CDS encoding uncharacterized protein (PKUD0C04480), with product MTLQGSGNEYYSGETSRGPSSRWSGDHKGGLPGTDADTDMDTAMDTGLGGLGDSLGSSRYDDLNRSRDRSRSRSRSRSASVDRIFHEGRSMGYGGERSYRSRDETPRATLYVRGFVTGVRAKTLADVFERYGPVAQVDVLPPRRSDGEQYAFVAFRSISAMNAVLDDIESGRPIDGGVAIDPKVGLLCERARRLPVSRRVTTAGSQRRDGRYGGRHGVGLSRESDYDRGSRHERRERDCERSYRGMRSIPRSGSIPRSRSGPTSRSRSPDCAVAEK from the coding sequence ATGACATTGCAAGGAAGTGGCAACGAATATTACAGTGGGGAGACGTCTAGAGGTCCATCTTCCAGGTGGAGCGGTGACCACAAAGGGGGGTTGCCGGGCACAGACGCGGATACGGACATGGACACTGCGATGGATACCGGTCTGGGGGGTTTGGGCGACAGTCTGGGAAGCAGTAGATACGACGACTTAAATAGAAGTAGAGATAGaagcagaagcagaagcagaagcagaagcGCCAGTGTTGATAGAATTTTCCATGAGGGAAGAAGTATGGGATACGGAGGCGAGCGGTCATACCGATCCAGAGACGAAACTCCGAGGGCTACATTGTACGTTAGAGGCTTCGTTACGGGGGTTAGGGCCAAGACGCTTGCCGATGTCTTTGAGAGGTACGGTCCAGTTGCACAGGTGGATGTGTTACCGCCACGAAGGTCAGACGGTGAGCAGTATGCGTTTGTTGCCTTTAGAAGTATTTCTGCCATGAATGCAGTATTGGACGATATTGAGAGCGGGAGGCCGATCGATGGCGGGGTGGCCATTGACCCCAAAGTTGGTCTTTTATGCGAGAGGGCCAGGAGGTTGCCCGTGTCACGGAGAGTAACAACGGCAGGATCTCAGAGAAGAGACGGTCGATACGGTGGACGGCATGGCGTAGGGTTGTCCAGAGAGAGTGATTACGATAGGGGTAGTAGACACGagagaagagagagagacTGTGAGAGAAGTTACAGGGGAATGAGGTCAATACCAAGGTCAGGATCAATACCAAGGTCAAGATCGGGGCCAACATCAAGGTCAAGATCACCTGATTGTGCTGTGGCGGAAAAATAA
- a CDS encoding uncharacterized protein (PKUD0C04510), whose translation MILCARELSSRRLPLRFGLCYLQKREQSRLPAISKFENDLFNTFTKEHHHGMAQSCDDQQLFADSQFQMLKISEHGSLIQHEENTHDYLFNDQCMFDEEELNLRNTFQEKDTEINFIRNMPKYSRSKNPNETKPFRLIKLSNDAKIESSSIDDFFCRVIGNEAAVKDYHYQMPVFPTELTNYSLKHYLRQVNVIDLNYDIHGFEKLIFFQILKICRNISRFDGILDIVVLHELIKFLGKYGMIRSIFKVIDAFEHLGIHPNKDTLHLLIYKLNDIKGLRWRKDLLNFYVLLGTRKWGVSPDKTTEVLSAIQSPPGRPRLAITKRLINEGIDDSYFQNTMFHDYVTIEIESREHPYFERFYHFLLKRKAITDTHENKRILFNMYIEKLASCCKLRHAIEEMKTHEELTTPDTYTALIDQTIKNNVWTGFALLNHLMSQGNVRVSDIGMAIIGNYRTIQENFTKQAQNVNRLHQHNMPQIYNIVIKMLLAKCGYQISGNNKFLLPVERDLPLDEETVISDFQKIQFWNLDTEYSHYNGLLTSRCGGSWIFKLWDVMDIESSPQDNLYINPITFPWR comes from the coding sequence ATGATACTCTGTGCAAGGGAGCTATCCTCCAGACGACTTCCATTGCGGTTTGGGCTATGTTATTTGCAGAAGAGAGAACAGTCGAGACTTCCTGCCATATCGAAATTCGAAAATGATTTGTTCAATACATTCACAAAAGAACATCACCATGGAATGGCGCAGTCTTGTGACGACCAGCAATTATTTGCAGATTCACAATTTcagatgttgaaaatatccGAACATGGATCATTAATTCAGcatgaagaaaatacacATGATTATCTGTTCAATGATCAATGTATGTTTGACGAGGAGGAATTAAATTTACGAAATACGTTTCAAGAAAAGGATACAGAGATAAATTTCATTAGAAATATGCCAAAATATTCACGGTCGAAAAACCCAAACGAAACCAAACCCTTTAGGTTAATTAAACTGTCGAATGATGCTAAAATAGAAAGCAGTTCAATTGacgattttttttgtcgAGTTATAGGAAATGAAGCCGCTGTAAAGGATTACCATTACCAGATGCCTGTTTTCCCCACTGAATTGACCAACTATTCTTTAAAACATTACTTGCGACAGGTTAATGTCATCGATTTAAATTATGATATACATGGGTTTGAGAAACTGATCTTTTTTCAGATACTGAAAATCTGTCGAAATATCAGCCGGTTTGATGGAATACTAGATATTGTGGTACTTCATGAACTAATTAAATTTCTAGGTAAATATGGCATGATACGATCTATATTCAAAGTCATTGATGCTTTTGAACATTTGGGGATTCATCCAAATAAAGACACTCTTCATTTGCTGATATACAAACTAAATGACATTAAAGGTCTACGATGGAGAAAGGATCTTCTCAATTTCTATGTTCTTCTTGGTACCCGAAAATGGGGGGTATCGCCGGACAAAACGACAGAGGTACTTTCGGCAATACAAAGCCCTCCTGGAAGACCCCGGCTGGCTATTACCAAACGACTAATCAATGAAGGAATTGATGACTCGTATTTCCAAAACACTATGTTTCACGATTATGTCACTATAGAAATTGAAAGCCGTGAACACCCGTATTTCGAGAGATTCTACCATTTTTTACttaaaagaaaagcaaTCACAGATACCcatgaaaacaaaagaatattATTCAACATGTACATAGAAAAACTAGCATCTTGCTGCAAATTGAGGCATGCAATTGAGGAAATGAAGACGCATGAAGAGCTAACCACGCCGGATACATACACTGCATTGATTGACCAAACAATCAAGAATAATGTTTGGACAGGGTTTGCCCTTCTCAATCATTTAATGAGCCAAGGAAACGTCCGTGTTTCCGATATAGGCATGGCGATAATCGGCAACTACCGTACTATTCAGGAAAACTTTACTAAGCAAGCGCAAAATGTTAATAGACTACACCAGCACAACATGCCACAAATATACAACATTGTCATTAAGATGTTACTGGCTAAATGTGGATATCAAATAAGCGGCAACAACAAGTTCCTTCTACCGGTGGAGAGAGACCTACCACTAGATGAGGAGACGGTTATATCTGACTTCCAAAAGATTCAGTTTTGGAACTTAGATACGGAATACTCACACTACAATGGCCTCTTGACGTCTCGCTGTGGTGGATCATGGATATTCAAACTCTGGGATGTTATGGATATCGAGTCTTCTCCGCAAGACAATTTGTACATAAACCCCATCACTTTTCCCTGGAGATAG